TAAGGAGATGAGACGCAGAGCAGAgcaaaaaaggcaaaaaaaaggtccaaaagaaaggaaaaaaatagaaaaaaaaattaaaaatattaaatataagtgTTAAAACTTTTGGAAATGAGTTTCCAGACATTagtgaagcaaattttaatgatattttggATGTCATGTCTGCCATAGGCAGAAATATATGCCATATTTGGTATGAAGATGAAAAAAAGGTTATATACAATgggaaaattgaaaaaataaagaaaaagatacAGGCTACATATGTTGCTGCTTATTGGAACAAGTAAGAAGATTATAATGATGTAATAGATAATATGATATTCCAAAAGTTCAACTTGCTTGTGACATTATACTTGGTGATCTCATGATGGCATGAACATCTTTAAACGGAACACTTTTatccataaaattttaaaataataaagtttaatgttttttttattattttgtttttacatataaaactttatatttagttttaaatttttcaattttatatccagttttatatttataactaaatatttgtttaatatactCTAAgctttattttgatatataattttttagttaaaagacaaaaatttagacaaatatacattttttgcaaaaaaaattaaaaacttgggTCCAACTTTTCATAGCCTctccatatataaaaaatcacaacTTAAAAAtctcataacttttgaaatacttGACCAACAgagataattttaatattttaaaaagttcaaaattagaggcatatatttatgtaaatgatattgttttgttttaaaattttaaaattttctcaaatccctaacatttgttaataaatatctccatatataataatattgagcTTAATGTTAATGTTAACAGTTtcccttttttaattaaagtgcTCCTTTGTGCGTTTTCTGAAACGTTGATTTCAAGAAAAATTCTAATCTATTGCTATATTCTAAAGTTCTAATTTATTGCTATATTTCAttaattcaattatttcatACATTCTATATATTCAGCTATATATTTCAATAGTGATATAGAACTCAtgttgtacttttgacttcttcCTTTATTGTAAGGGTTGACTCGAAGTTTTATCCTTGGCCCTTTAATTTTTCTGATAGTTTTCAATGATGATCTCTAAGAAATTTTCatatctaaggtggcattattttCTGATAATACCACTATTGATTCTTGTCTTTATTAGAAGTCAAcactctgattgcttggagggggcattagAGCTTCTGATTTCACTCCTGGTATGAAATTAGCTAAGGTGGATCTCTTTCATGCTTCAGAtatcttactctggattctattctttatctctataaatctcaaatctgtctttgtatggaatactgtgtCATATCTGTTgaggatcttccaatgatgcctaCAAATAGTACAATAGTAgttgctctaaagagctagcgtctctggtaccatctactaaaatttattttcgtgtTCCTCATCATTCAATAAAGTCTCGTTTTTATACTGTgtctgttcctaagtgctctcaattttttgaatgttcTGTTAATTGTAATCATGCTCTATAGCCTTCATCTTCAGtcttgtttaaaacaaaaaacaattatgtttaaatatttctattttaattagaattttgggttaaaaacctttaaagatttagagatttttattgtttttattgtttgttttttataatttttttaaatttcttttgttttgccATTCAACTAATTTGTTAAAGTTTCCCTACTGtgtaaatatgattttaatttagtaaattttaatgatttcaaatttactttattaatcataaGCCAACAGTTTAGCAAAAGAGCTTGAATTCAACACAAGGTCTTTTGAATTCAACACAAGGTTTTTTGAATTCAACACAAGGTTTTTTGAATTCAACACAAGGTTTTTTGAATTCAACACAAGGTTTTTTGAATTCAACACAAGGTTTTTTGAATTCAACACAAGGTTTTTTGAATTCAACACAAGGTTTTTTGAATTCAACACAaggtttttttacttttgttttttagtaacattaaaaaactagttaaagCATCACATTACAGCTAATCATATTAGGCCgggtaaataaaaatgagcaattgcttttttactaAGTAGTTGGTCAGCTTGTGACTAAAATACTTCAGCAGTTTTCCTcatatttttattcacgtaaaattaagcaatttactcagtaattgctcAACTTTACGTGAAcaaaaacttaagcaaaatgttgaagtttttattcacgtattgaccaattactgagtaattAATCAAGTACAattgaccaattactgagtaaaagcaattgctcatttttattaaccCGGCCTAttgaaaataagaatttttgttaTACTCATAGTAAGTGGTTTTAATGGCCTAATTTGCAGAGTTAGgttactagttttttttttaacaaagatttaaaatttttttatcgtaTATCAACATTACAATCAAATGTATAGCGTGAGTTGAATCTCTGATATGTTCTATTTTGCTAATGAAAGACATAGCTTTTCgctattttatatattgcaatataaaGCAGATATCTAAAGTTCAAATCATGTAATAGATGTCAAAAGTACATCTATTAAAGTACAGCTATCAAAAGAGCAAACTATGCGATAAAAACCAAAAGTACAGTCATCAAAAGTGCAAATCATGTAATAAAAGTcaatataatcatataatagAAGCCATAAGTACAGTCATCAAAAGTACAAATCATAATAGAAGTCTAAAGTACAGCTATTAATGTAAAGATATCAAAAGAGCAAATCATACAATAGAACGCGAGTTGTATATCTGATATCTGTTATATCGctattgaaagaaataacgtgacgctattttatatatttcggTATTTAACATATCAAAAGAACAAACCGTgcaatagaagtcaaaagtacagcgcAAGTTCTATCTATTGCATCTTTTCCATATGACTTATCGCTGTTTTATATATAGCAATATCTAACAgatatcaacaataaaaatcattCGATAGAAATCGAAATTATAACACGAATTTAATCCCTGTCATCTATTTTATATCGTTAATCATAAATctcgggaaaaaaaaaatcggtttTGGAAGTCAAAAGTACACAAACTATAATAGCGGCAActgtttataatttgaaaacaaGGCGTATTTTTGACTTCTATTGTATAATGCTtacctttattttaattttccgtaatttttaccctttttttatttatttattttttaattttattttatattttaggtcttacggtcttatcacagagcaccgcgaaagagcatttgaaagaaagttcacgcctctttcgttactgatgttttaaaacttgcccagaggtggcgtTGAGCCACGATCTCTTCAACATTGATAAATAGTTTCTGAGGCAAGCGCCTAACCACTGCGTTACGGCTGCTTAATTGCTTTTGCACATGCTTTTTGACTCCTCCCCTAGACGCAACATTGTGACTTTTTAGTAACAAGTCCCGCACGAGTCGTCACAAACCACTAACTCCTCCTCACTCCCGAGAGCGTGACGTATGTTATGAACTACCCCTAAAGCGGATTCCTGAAATTAAAGGGTcctttagataatttatttatctacaaatgtttaaaatttaaagtaaatttgttgtGCACATATTGTTTCCAAGAACCATCAAGCACACTAGGTATTTCGGGTAGGTATAATCAGCAAATCAAATCAGATTAACTGAGCAGATCATTTATATGGTACAAACGGCTGAACGGATTATAAAATCAGCTGAAGTTTTTTAAGTAACCTGCCAAATAATTTTCAGATCTCATGCACGCAAAGCATTCTAAATTGAAAGTTAATGCCAGAAAGAAATCAAGCGTTTAGAGACTTAAGCCTTGTGCACAAATACTTTTTGTGTTAGATAGTAAGCGTCTTACCAATGAAAAAAGTGATCTGCCGTATTCTAATGGACCTTTCCCATAAATCGGCAACTGCGCAATGCATTGTGATAGTTGTAttcatttaaatcaaaacaatccGATTAAAGTATTaggaattaaatattattataatgattagttcttttaatgctaatttagaaaataaaattgatgctAGTTCTTTTCAGAACTCTTGCCAGGCATCTAAAGCTATGTTTCGGGAACTTAAGCATGATGAGCTTATTGCTGTTGACGAAGAAGAATCTATAAACAAGAGTATATCAACTTGGTCAAGAGACATTTCACTTTTACCAAATATATCTCACAATTTTATCAAGAAATATCTTGTTAATGATACTATACATATTGATAATTGTAAAAAAGGAGCCAATAAACACCAAACTCTTGGCTAtcgtttatttaaagaaaactatGTCAAAAATGTATGTGTTAAAGCAAATGTAACAGCATccataaatttgtttattgttaagtCTAATGTTGCTGCTTCTATGAAACGTAAACAATACGAAGTTTTTATACACTTGTGCCAATCTACTGGTGAAATACTTTATTCGAAATGCCATTGTAAAGCTGGTGCGGGGGGCTGTTGTAAGCATGTTGCTGCATCATTATATCAACTAGTTGATTATAAAGAGTTAGACATTAAAGTGGTCCCAGAAACAGAAACATGTACTGATGTTTTACAGATATGGCATGTACCAGGTGAATCATCCAACTCTGAagcaattttgttttcaaacttaaattttgaaaaagctgacgcttttaaagacaaaaatagtACTCGAAAAAGACCTTTAGCTTCAGGAACACGTAGATACCATTCATTACCAAATTGTTACGAAACCTCAACTTTACAACTTCAAACTCTTTGTAAAGGTTTAGAAAATCTCTGCCAGGGGACATATATATCTTCAATAATTCGTGATAATAACTTTCAGGCatgttccttttttaattcatctCTGTCAACATTTATAGACAATGATATTGCAGAAccttttagtaaaaaagatgACCGATTGATAATTATTACTctatttgacaatttaaaaaaggtgaTTGATTTAAGTTGTTTGTCTACTGAACAAAAAGCATTTGTAGAATTACATTTAATTGTTGATATTGAGGaagctaaaaatattgaagtcaATACAGTTAAACAATCTGAAAGTACATTATGGTATCAAGAAAGATGCAAACGATTGACAGCTTCAAATTTTGGTACTGTAATAAATAGGTGGAAAAAAATTTACCCtacatcaattttaaaaaaatgtttacaaacaaaaaatatcaaagcagGAGAAAACTGTATGTGGGGAAAGGTTAATGAAGATATAGCAATAAAACTATATGAAAACATAACGAAGTCAAGTGTTACTCGAtgtggtttttttataaacccaAAATGCCCTTGGTTGGGTTGTAGCCCTGATGGAGTAGTTAGCGCTGAAAAAGTACTTGAAGTGAAATGTCCttcttcaaaaaaacatttaacaattaAGGAAGCGTGTcaagataaaaacttttatttgaaatttaacgATGGTGctccaaaattaaaaataaaccatCCTTATTACTATCAGTGTCAAGGCGTTATGGCACTAACAGAAACTAAAACAATTGATTTTATTGTATACACAGAAAAATCATTGCACATCGAAACAATAGAGTATGATGCGgaatacaattatttttccaGAGTTAacagatttttatttcaaatttatgtcatcagaaatatttaaagtaaaataaacgtttacagaatatttataaaatgtttctttttttgtctggTTACATTATTTGCTATCAGTTTTTATTAGAGGTGGCAGAAAAGTAACTAAATAACAAACTATGACCCATATTTTGTTCATGTCAGCAGCCATTGAAAGTGGAAATGTGTTTTGTAATATTCTGTAGTTTTTGATTCTTGCAATTGCACGTTCGACATGAATTCGCACAGATGCAATTCGTCTTGtttctaattctttttccaATGTAAGTTGAAAATCGCCTTCAAGAAATGGTGGTATGTTGAGACTAATTCCTTTTGGTAAGTCATTTACGATATCGAAACCTCTATCAGCCATCAGGCTATCAcctttttctaataattttagtatGCCACAGTGATTTGTTATCTGTTTATCACTTGATCTTCCAGCATATAAATCAGATACAAATGTAATGGCACCACTCGGTGCAATACCAATCAAACCCTTTGCTGTGTGAtgatgtttatattttgaaaacataGCTGATTGAGTGCGATAGCTAGTTGGCATTACAGTAAATATTTCTGTACAGTCTATAATTACACGAGTATTAGGGTATACATCTTTAAAGCAGCTAGGCATTGTTTCATTAACTAGTTTTTTTGTTGGCCATATTGGAATTGATCTAAATTTTATGTGCAAAAAATCATACCAAGTAATTAATATCCTACTGGTAGTGCTTGATGAAATATTAAACCGTATTGCTAAATCTTCTATAGGAAAGGCGCAACGTAGTCGAATTAGCACCATGAAAAATTCCTCTTCAACGTTTAATATACGTGGTCTTCCTCTTGTTTTAGATGAAGAATTTTCACTTAAATCGTCAGCAACAGTAGACATTGAACCCCAATAATTTAGTGAATATATTTCTGGTTCTAAAAACTTCATGACTActttaaatagttcaaaattttcaaaacctgtgtaaaatttgaaatgttCTTTGTTATGTTTAAACCTTTCAACTGTAAATTGTGATAGAAGTATTTTGTCATTGAGCTTACATATAGCTTCTTTTTGAGTGTTTTCTAAcgcttgtttttcttttataatgtcCTCAATTTGatctttaagaattttattttcttgttttaatgtTTCTTCGTAGCTTAAAACAGGTGTCGATAGTTCTTCACTATAAGGtatttgtattgttttatgTATTAAACCAAGGCTATTTTTGGTTTTCCTTGGTACACGAGCAGTTAGCTTAACTGTTTTTGGAATAATTGTTGGAACATTattcatataagtttttttgttccctTGAAAGTGTGCTGAACAAACTCTGTGTGATTTTGCTAATTTGCTCTGTGCTAATTTTGGCTAACCATAACTTTCTTAACACTTTTTCCTTGGGTATAACATaaaatgataagtttttattaaaacaatttggtACACAACAAGTACATCCACCACTTGTTGAACTGAAGTCAACTTCACTGTGTTCAACTTCTCTCAGTGAGATCGAATTCTGTGAAAAGAGTGAAGTTAAACTTTGTGAAAAGAGTGGTTCACTGTTTTCGCAAAGTTCAACTTCTCCGTTAAAAGTGAGTTCACCTTCAGTAA
The nucleotide sequence above comes from Hydra vulgaris chromosome 09, alternate assembly HydraT2T_AEP. Encoded proteins:
- the LOC136084899 gene encoding uncharacterized protein LOC136084899, with amino-acid sequence MISSFNANLENKIDASSFQNSCQASKAMFRELKHDELIAVDEEESINKSISTWSRDISLLPNISHNFIKKYLVNDTIHIDNCKKGANKHQTLGYRLFKENYVKNVCVKANVTASINLFIVKSNVAASMKRKQYEVFIHLCQSTGEILYSKCHCKAGAGGCCKHVAASLYQLVDYKELDIKVVPETETCTDVLQIWHVPGESSNSEAILFSNLNFEKADAFKDKNSTRKRPLASGTRRYHSLPNCYETSTLQLQTLCKGLENLCQGTYISSIIRDNNFQACSFFNSSLSTFIDNDIAEPFSKKDDRLIIITLFDNLKKVIDLSCLSTEQKAFVELHLIVDIEEAKNIEVNTVKQSESTLWYQERCKRLTASNFGTVINRWKKIYPTSILKKCLQTKNIKAGENCMWGKVNEDIAIKLYENITKSSVTRCGFFINPKCPWLGCSPDGVVSAEKVLEVKCPSSKKHLTIKEACQDKNFYLKFNDGAPKLKINHPYYYQCQGVMALTETKTIDFIVYTEKSLHIETIEYDAEYNYFSRVNRFLFQIYVIRNI